The following are encoded together in the Salvia hispanica cultivar TCC Black 2014 chromosome 6, UniMelb_Shisp_WGS_1.0, whole genome shotgun sequence genome:
- the LOC125193159 gene encoding subtilisin-like protease SBT1.8, translating to MATRLAICLCAIAVFQSCLVAVTSKQTYIVQMKHHLKPADYATHSDWYSGHLQALTSAESAADSILYTYDAAYHGFAAALSPEEAESLRQSDAVVGVYEDTVYSLHTTRTPEFLGLEAVDGKWAGHGLEELNQASQDVIVGVLDTGIWPESKSFADAGMTDVPARWRGECEAAADFNPKIHCNKKLIGARFFSRGYNMMAAAGGKKESKSPRDDDGHGTHTASTAAGSLVGNASLLGYASGNARGMAPHARVAAYRVCWSSGCLGSDILAAMDRAIQDGVDVLSLSLGGGSAPYSRDTIAIGAFAAMEKGIFVSCSAGNSGPAKASLANVAPWIMTVGAGTIDRDFPAYATLGDGRKFTGVSLYSGRGMGSKLVELVYNKGTNSSANLCMAGSLDPTAVRGKVVVCDRGISARVDKGAVVKEAGGIGMILANTAASGEELVADSHLLPAVAVGKKMGDVIRQYVKTAKNPTAALSFGGTVLNVKPSPVVAAFSSRGPNMVTPQILKPDVIGPGVNILAAWSGAVGPTGLEKDTRKTQFNIMSGTSMSCPHISGLAALLKAAHPAWSPSAIKSALMTTAYTVDNSNSPLRDAADYSLSTPLAHGAGHVDPQKALSPGLVYDASPDDYVAFLCSLGYTVEMVQVVAKRPNVTCARKFRDPGQLNYPSFSVLFGKSRVVRYTRELTNVDVSGSVYKVAVEAPKNVVVTVKPATLAFKKVGDKLRYTVTFVSAKGAGASRNEFGSITWKNEQHQVRSPFSYSWTRV from the exons ATGGCGACGCGCTTAGCAATCTGCCTCTGCGCAATTGCCGTTTTCCAGTCATGCCTCGTTGCCGTTACGAGCAAGCAGACCTACATTGTGCAGATGAAGCACCACCTCAAGCCGGCGGACTACGCCACACATTCAGACTGGTACTCCGGCCACCTGCAGGCGCTCACCTCCGCCGAATCCGCCGCCGATTCCATCCTCTACACCTACGACGCCGCCTACCACGGCTTCGCCGCCGCGCTCTCGCCGGAGGAGGCGGAATCGCTGCGGCAATCGGACGCGGTGGTCGGAGTGTACGAGGACACGGTTTACTCGCTCCACACCACCCGCACGCCGGAGTTCCTCGGCCTCGAGGCGGTGGACGGGAAGTGGGCGGGGCACGGCCTCGAGGAGCTCAACCAGGCGTCGCAGGACGTCATCGTCGGCGTCCTGGATACTGGAATTTGGCCGGAGTCGAAGTCGTTTGCCGACGCAGGGATGACGGATGTCCCCGCGCGGTGGCGCGGCGAGTgcgaggcggcggcggatTTTAATCCGAAGATCCATTGCAATAAGAAGCTGATCGGCGCGAGATTCTTCTCGAGAGGCTACAATATGATGGCGGCGGCCGGCGGGaagaaggaatcgaagtcGCCGCGGGATGACGACGGCCACGGCACTCACACCGCCAGCACCGCCGCTGGATCTCTCGTCGGAAACGCCAGCTTGTTAGG GTACGCCAGCGGCAATGCTCGCGGTATGGCGCCGCACGCGAGGGTGGCTGCTTACCGCGTGTGCTGGTCTTCGGGTTGTCTCGGTTCGGATATCCTCGCAGCGATGGACCGAGCGATCCAGGACGGAGTCGACGTGTTGTCTCTATCCCTCGGAGGCGGATCCGCGCCGTATTCACGCGACACCATCGCCATTGGCGCGTTCGCGGCGATGGAGAAGGGGATTTTCGTGTCCTGCTCAGCCGGGAACAGCGGTCCGGCTAAGGCTTCCTTGGCTAATGTCGCTCCGTGGATAATGACGGTCGGAGCTGGCACGATTGATCGGGACTTTCCTGCTTACGCCACCTTAGGCGATGGCCGGAAATTCACCGGTGTATCGCTGTACAGCGGCCGTGGAATGGGGAGCAAGTTGGTTGAGTTGGTTTACAACAAGGGGACTAACTCCTCCGCTAATTTATGTATGGCCGGCTCGCTCGATCCGACCGCGGTGCGCGGGAAGGTGGTGGTGTGCGACCGGGGGATCAGCGCGAGGGTCGACAAGGGCGCGGTGGTGAAGGAGGCCGGCGGAATCGGGATGATTCTGGCAAACACGGCCGCGAGCGGGGAGGAGCTGGTGGCGGACAGCCACCTCCTCCCGGCCGTGGCCGTCGGGAAGAAGATGGGCGACGTGATCCGGCAGTACGTGAAAACCGCGAAAAATCCGACGGCCGCGCTGAGCTTCGGCGGCACCGTGCTGAACGTGAAGCCCTCCCCGGTGGTGGCGGCGTTCAGCTCCCGCGGCCCGAACATGGTCACGCCCCAGATCCTGAAGCCTGACGTGATCGGGCCGGGCGTGAACATACTTGCCGCGTGGTCCGGGGCAGTGGGCCCCACCGGCCTCGAGAAGGACACTAGGAAGACCCAGTTCAACATCATGTCTG GCACATCCATGTCCTGCCCTCACATAAGCGGCTTGGCCGCCCTGCTCAAGGCTGCGCACCCGGCGTGGAGCCCGAGCGCGATCAAGTCGGCCCTGATGACGACGGCGTACACGGTCGACAACTCGAACTCGCCCCTCCGCGACGCTGCCGACTACTCGCTCTCCACGCCGTTGGCGCACGGTGCCGGCCACGTCGACCCTCAGAAGGCGCTCTCGCCCGGGCTCGTGTACGATGCTTCCCCCGATGATTACGTTGCGTTCCTGTGCTCGCTGGGGTACACGGTCGAGATGGTGCAGGTGGTTGCGAAGCGCCCGAACGTGACGTGCGCGAGGAAGTTCCGGGACCCTGGGCAGCTCAACTACCCGTCGTTCTCCGTGCTGTTCGGGAAGTCTAGGGTTGTGCGGTATACTCGCGAGCTGACTAACGTGGATGTGTCCGGGTCCGTGTACAAGGTCGCTGTCGAGGCGCCGAAGAACGTGGTGGTCACCGTGAAGCCCGCGACGCTCGCCTTCAAGAAGGTGGGCGACAAGCTACGCTACACGGTGACCTTTGTCTCGGCCAAGGGGGCGGGGGCTTCGAGGAATGAGTTCGGCTCGATCACTTGGAAGAACGAGCAGCATCAAGTGCGGAGCCCCTTTTCCTACTCGTGGACGCGGGTCTGA